Proteins encoded together in one Prionailurus viverrinus isolate Anna chromosome B1, UM_Priviv_1.0, whole genome shotgun sequence window:
- the LOC125163767 gene encoding basic salivary proline-rich protein 3-like, translating to MRAGDHRLGLSVLARVGPGVEGEARSFEVGVGPAKEGGGQTPPEARDWGSRGGKGVAAEAGEWAGRTSVSPPGARVEAGVRSAGTPPGSGWPPPRRACGGSGLGIGGRAGSRGRRAPRCPRGDCRRGDGPRRPGSAAAQRVSARSSAQPEAPRRPAAPAERSWRAGGVRCGHVCCRRGRGSPLSQGLCAAPYSRVPGSRREVPPGLGTRESGGTRPAVSPPSAALSPVAAGRDLETPPPRPPPPGSPSRPEGVALSRRCPRLRSLLAEPVPPAGPGSPVPAPVACANVPDITMGWGHDKERRRNTRRAEPALPAPPTGRRPEGSLNASRAARPHPQLPDPRRQGPFSSCINWKADVSLPQKTWLEAVLR from the exons ATGCGCGCCGGAGACCACCGACTGGGGCTCAGCGTCCTGGCTCGGGTGGGCCCCGGGGTGGAGGGCGAGGCGCGGAGCTTCGAGGTAGGGGTGGGCCCCGCGAAGGAAGGCGGTGGCCAGACGCCCCCGGAGGCGCGGGACTGGGGTAGCAGGGGCGGGAAGGGGGTGGCCGCCGAGGCGGGGGAG TGGGCTGGGCGCACCTCCGTCTCGCCCCCGGGCGCCCGCGTGGAGGCGGGTGTCCGATCCGCGGGGACTCCCCCGGGAAGCGGGTGGCCGCCTCCCCGCAGGGCGTGCGGTGGGAGTGGGTTGGGAATCGGCGGCCGCGCTGGGTCTCGGGGGCGACGAGCCCCGCGCTGTCCCCGCGGTGACTGCCGCCGAGGAGACGGCCCCCGGAGGCCCGGGAGCGCCGCGGCCCAACGCGTGTCCGCACGCAGCTCGGCCCAGCCCGAGGCTCCCCGGAGGCCCGCCGCCCCCGCGGAGCGCTCGTGGAGGGCGGGGGGAGTGCGCTGTGGCCACGTTTGCTGCCGGCGCGGCCGGGGATCCCCGCTTTCTCAGGGCCTGTGCGCGGCGCCCTACTCGCGGGTCCCCGGAAGCAGGCGAGAGGTCCCTCCCGGACTGGGGACCCGGGAGAGCGGAGGGACGCGCCCCGCCGTCTCTCCTCCCTCGGCCGCTCTGAGCCCTGTGGCCGCAGGTCGGGACCTCGAgaccccgcccccgcggcccccgcccccggggtCGCCCTCCCGCCCCGAGGGTGTCGCCCTCAGCCGCCGCTGCCCGCGGTTGCGCTCCCTTCTCGCGGAGCCTGTGCCCCCGGCCGGGCCGGGCAGCCCCGTGCCAGCGCCGGTGGCCTGTGCGAACGTGCCCGACATCACGATGGGGTGGGGGCATGACAAGGAGCGGCGTCGAAATACCCGGCGCGCGGAACCAGCTCTGCCTGCGCCACCGACTGGAAGACGTCCGGAGGGGAGTTTGAATGCCAGCCGCGCGGCCCGTCCGCACCCACAG CTCCCTGACCCGCGGAGGCAAGGCCCTTTCTCCTCCTGCATCAACTGGAAGGCTGATGTGTCACTGCCGCAAAAGACCTGGCTTGAGGCCGTGCTCCGCTGA